From a single Pempheris klunzingeri isolate RE-2024b chromosome 2, fPemKlu1.hap1, whole genome shotgun sequence genomic region:
- the kcna3a gene encoding potassium voltage-gated channel subfamily A member 3 → MDDQTYSVSQSPSFHRHRGSNATDSRGYAEVGKGVMTVENMLEESAVLSAPHLSADRYERGRQGCCERVVINISGLRFETQLKTFNQFPDTLLGDPRKRMRYFDPLRNEYFFDRNRPSFDAILYYYQSGGRIRRPVNVPIDIFSEEIRFYQLGEEAMEKFRDDEGFIKEEERVLPKRDFQKQVWLLFEYPESSGPARGIAIVSVLVILISIVIFCMETLPEFRDDRDQATVAPTVNGTAPHAPSPFTDPFFVIETLCIIWFSFELLVRFFACPSKTSFSKNIMNIIDIVAIIPYFITLGTELAERQTNSSQQAMSLAILRVIRLVRVFRIFKLSRHSKGLQILGQTLKASMRELGLLIFFLFIGVILFSSAVYFAEADDPSSSFTSIPDAFWWAVVTMTTVGYGDMHPVTIGGKIVGSLCAIAGVLTIALPVPVIVSNFNYFYHRETDGEEHPQYVHTGSCEHLPSEELRRSCSSSSLSKSEYMVVEEGINSAFKQPNFSTENNQNCVNIKKIFTDV, encoded by the coding sequence ATGGACGACCAGACCTACAGTGTGAGCCAGTCGCCCTCGTTCCACAGGCACAGAGGCAGCAACGCGACCGACAGCCGGGGTTATGCCGAGGTGGGGAAGGGCGTCATGACGGTGGAAAACATGCTGGAGGAGTCCGCCGTGCTCTCGGCGCCTCACCTGTCGGCGGATCGATACGAGCGCGGCCGCCAGGGATGCTGCGAGCGGGTGGTGATCAACATTTCGGGGTTACGCTTCGAGACGCAACTTAAAACTTTCAACCAGTTCCCAGACACGCTGCTGGGGGACCCCAGGAAAAGGATGCGCTACTTTGACCCACTGAGGAACGAGTACTTCTTTGACAGGAACAGACCGAGCTTTGATGCCATCCTCTACTACTACCAGTCAGGGGGGCGCATACGGAGACCTGTTAACGTCCCCATTGATATTTTCTCCGAGGAGATCAGGTTTTATCAGCTCGGAGAGGAGGCCATGGAGAAATTCCGTGATGATGAAGGGTTTATAAAAGAAGAGGAGCGCGTGCTGCCCAAGCGTGATTTCCAAAAGCAGGTTTGGCTTTTGTTTGAGTATCCCGAAAGCTCGGGGCCAGCAAGGGGAATAGCCATCGTTTCAGTGCTTGTCATTTTGATTTCAATTGTTATTTTCTGCATGGAGACTCTGCCGGAGTTCCGGGATGACAGAGACCAAGCCACGGTGGCACCCACGGTCAATGGCACTGCTCCACACGCGCCAAGCCCCTTCACGGACCCCTTCTTTGTGATAGAGACCCTGTGCATCATATGGTTCTCCTTCGAGCTGCTGGTCAGGTTTTTCGCCTGCCCCAGCAAAACTTCCTTCTCCAAAAACATCATGAATATCATTGACATCGTCGCCATAATCCCCTACTTTATCACTTTGGGGACCGAGCTGGCCGAGAGGCAAACCAACAGCAGCCAGCAGGCGATGTCCCTCGCCATCCTGAGGGTGATCAGACTGGTGAGGGTCTTTCGCATTTTCAAACTGTCACGACACTCAAAGGGACTCCAGATTCTGGGGCAGACCCTCAAGGCCAGCATGAGGGAGCTGGGCTTGctcatatttttccttttcatcgGAGTTATTCTCTTCTCCAGCGCGGTTTACTTCGCAGAAGCAGACGACCCCTCGTCCAGCTTCACCAGCATCCCGGATGCGTTTTGGTGGGCAGTGGTCACCATGACCACAGTCGGATACGGAGACATGCATCCCGTGACCATCGGTGGGAAAATAGTGGGGTCGCTGTGCGCAATAGCAGGCGTGCTGACCATTGCCTTACCCGTGCCGGTGATTGTGTCCAATTTCAACTACTTTTACCACAGGGAGACCGACGGAGAGGAGCACCCGCAGTACGTGCACACGGGCAGCTGCGAGCACCTCCCCtcggaggagctgaggaggtcGTGCAGCTCCTCGTCCCTCAGCAAGTCAGAGTAcatggtggtggaggagggcaTCAACAGTGCGTTCAAGCAGCCCAACTTCTCCACCGAGAACAACCAGAACTGCGTGAACATCAAAAAGATCTTCACAGACGTGTAA
- the LOC139212315 gene encoding potassium voltage-gated channel subfamily A member 2, translating into MTVATGDPSDEAAAHPGHPQDYDPEADHECCERVVINISGLRFETQLKTLSQFPETLLGDPKKRMRYFDPLRNEYFFDRNRPSFDAILYYYQSGGRLRRPVNVTLDIFSEEIRFYELGDEAIEIFREDEGFIKEEERPLPDNEFQRQVWLLFEYPESSGPARIIAIISVMVILISIVSFCLETLPIFRNDEDDMHKSHAEVFSPETNTTIISYTNTYFTDPFFILETLCIIWFSFEFLVRFFACPSKAGFFGNIMNIIDIVAIIPYFITLGTELADRPDDGQAGQQAMSLAILRVIRLVRVFRIFKLSRHSKGLQILGQTLKASMRELGLLIFFLFIGVILFSSAVYFAEADEPESQFESIPDAFWWAVVSMTTVGYGDMVPTTIGGKIVGSLCAIAGVLTIALPVPVIVSNFNYFYHRETEGEEQAQYLQVNVPKADSAEELKKSRSGSTISKSDYMEIQEAVNNSNEDFQEENLKTANCTLANTNYVNITKMLTDV; encoded by the coding sequence ATGACTGTTGCCACAGGCGACCCCTCTGACGAGGCGGCTGCACACCCGGGCCACCCGCAGGACTACGACCCGGAGGCCGACCATGAGTGTTGTGAGAGGGTGGTCATCAACATCTCAGGGCTGCGCTTTGAGACTCAACTCAAAACCCTCTCCCAGTTCCCAGAGACTCTGCTGGGGGACCCCAAAAAGAGGATGCGGTACTTTGACCCGCTGAGGAACGAGTACTTTTTCGACAGGAACAGACCCAGCTTTGACGCCATATTGTATTATTACCAATCAGGGGGCCGACTAAGAAGGCCGGTCAACGTCACCCTCGATATTTTCTCAGAGGAGATCCGCTTCTACGAACTGGGAGATGAGGCCATCGAGATTTTCAGAGAAGACGAGGGTTTCATCAAGGAGGAGGAGCGACCTCTTCCTGATAACGAGTTTCAGAGACAGGTGTGGCTGCTGTTCGAGTACCCAGAGAGCTCAGGTCCTGCTAGGATTATCGCCATAATCTCTGTCATGGTCATCCTGATATCTATCGTCAGTTTCTGCTTGGAGACCCTCCCCATTTTCCGCAATGATGAGGATGATATGCACAAGTCTCACGCGGAAGTCTTTTCACCTGAGACCAACACCACAATCATCAGCTATACAAATACCTACTTCACTGACCCCTTCTTTATCCTGGAGACTCTCTGCATTATATGGTTCTCCTTTGAGTTTCTAGTGCGCTTCTTTGCCTGCCCCAGCAAAGCAGGCTTTTTTGGTAATATAATGAACATTATTGATATTGTTGCTATCATCCCTTACTTCATCACTCTTGGCACAGAGCTAGCAGACAGGCCAGACGATGGTCAAGCGGGTCAGCAAGCCATGTCTTTAGCCATTCTCAGGGTCATCCGCTTAGTACGAGTCTTTAGAATTTTCAAGCTGTCACGTCACTCCAAGGGGCTTCAGATTTTGGGTCAGACCCTGAAAGCCAGCATGAGAGAGCTCGGCctgctcattttcttcctcttcatagGGGTCATCCTTTTCTCAAGCGCCGTCTACTTTGCCGAGGCAGACGAGCCCGAGTCACAGTTCGAAAGCATCCCAGACGCGTTCTGGTGGGCTGTGGTGTCCATGACAACAGTCGGCTATGGTGACATGGTCCCGACTACGATCGGTGGCAAGATAGTGGGCTCCCTCTGTGCCATTGCAGGTGTGCTGACCATTGCCTTGCCCGTGCCTGTCATTGTGTCCAACTTCAACTACTTCTATCACCGTGAGACTGAAGGCGAAGAGCAGGCGCAGTACCTGCAGGTCAACGTGCCCAAAGCCGATTCAGCCGAAGAGCTGAAGAAGAGCCGGAGCGGCTCCACCATCAGCAAATCGGACTATATGGAGATCCAGGAGGCTGTGAACAACAGCAACGAGGACTTTCAGGAGGAGAACCTTAAGACGGCCAACTGCACGCTGGCCAACACAAACTATGTAAACATCACCAAAATGCTCACAGACGTGTAG